The genomic interval CTCATTCATTATGATGTGACCGGCACCCACGCTGTCTGGCAGGCTGGGGTCGACTCGGACGGGGACGGTGTGCCCAATTATGTAGAGAGTCTGGCCCTGATAGCCGATTCGTGTTACGATCATATCGTCAATACGCTCGGCTATCCGCGCCCTCTGGTCGACTCTATCTGTGTCGATGGCGGCGATGAACGGGTTGATATCTATGTCCAGGCGCTGCCTGACAGATACTACGGACAGACGCATAACCAGTCGGAGTGTTACCAGGCGGATGTCCGGTGGGAGGCGGCCTGGATACAGATCGATCACGATTTCCAAAGCATTCCACAATATGTCGGGCGCCCGCTTGACGCAGCGCGCGTAACGCTGGCTCATGAGATGTTTCACGTAGTGCACTTCGCCATCGATGCAACCGAGCACATCACCTGGTTTGAGATGTCGTCGGTCTGGATGGAAGAAGAAATCTACGACGAGATAAACGACTACTACTTTTACGATTACCTGTTCTTCGACCACCCGCGCACGGCGCTGCATGATACCGCTCTGGACGGCCACATGTACCAGGCGGTTGTCTTTCCCATTTATCTGTCCGAGAGGTACGGGCCGGATGCCATACGGGAAACCTGGCTGCATGCTGGCGCTCGCGGGGCGGGCCCGCACTATCTTAGAGCATTCGATGAAGTTATCGACTCCGCCAGCCAGGATCCGGCCAATGCGCGCTATCGGTGCGTTTGCTACAGTGCCACCGGTGGAATCTGCGTCGATTCGATGCTAATAGTGGAAGATTTTGCGTCTGCTATGGCCGAGTTCGCCGCCTGGAATTTCTTCACCGGGCCGTATGCCGAACAGGCCCCCGGCGATTTCGGCTACAGCGAGGCGGCAAACTACGCCTACATACCCCTGGATACCATGGTCGTGCACCGAAGCTATCCGGTCACTCGTGATTTCAACGGCAATCGGTTCAGGCCGGAGCCGAACGGGGTCACATACATAAGGCTTGAGAACCTGCAGGCGATTGATATCGACAGCCTGCTGACCGCTTACATCACACCTGACCAGGATGCGATTGTTCGCTGGGGTGTGACAGGTATATTCCAGATGGAGGAGGATCCGGACTCACACCTCGTGATTTCGAAGGCAGTCGACGCATGGGAGACCTGGATTTGTCTGGATTCTATTTGCGTGGATTCGGTCGGGTCGATCTGCCGGGAGTGGCAGTGCACCGACAGCGGGCTTTTCCCGGGAAGATTCCTAGAGTCAATGTTAGGCCGGCAGATTTGTGTCAATGGGCAGTTCGACAGCATCTTCCCATGCGATCAGGTTTGCAGCGACTCGATTGGCGTTATCCCGCTTATGCCGTACCGCTCGCTCACGCTTGCGCTCACCCCAACCTCATTGAGCACCGGACCGTATACTTTTGGAAACCAGGTGAAGTTCGCCTACAGCGTGTTTGATGAATCCTCGGTTGATTCGAGCCTCGTCAATCTCACCCCTGCGGTGCTCATGCCGTATCCCAATCCGGCGGTCATCAGTGACATGGGCGGTGACGATCTCACGTTCGCCTTCCGCACCTATACGGACAGTGTGGGATTCGCTGCGTCCAGCCACACCAAACTGCAATTGGATATCTACACCGTGGCAGGCGAGCTGGTACGCTCGCTGGAGAGGTTGTTTACCGGCGAGGATCGCCAGGGTCCCCGGCCGGGGGGTATGTACGAAGTCGGTTGGGACATGCGCAATCAAGCCGGCAAGAATG from Candidatus Zixiibacteriota bacterium carries:
- a CDS encoding MXAN_6640 family putative metalloprotease codes for the protein MKTSMWFGLAVSVTLATTGVADELSLERQREIIERYMYVTGQSAARPAAQSDDETTAYPEKCGTPAILEFQRNREFLDPRLMAALGVEDEPRPVTQASYGIPGGNTLIHYDVTGTHAVWQAGVDSDGDGVPNYVESLALIADSCYDHIVNTLGYPRPLVDSICVDGGDERVDIYVQALPDRYYGQTHNQSECYQADVRWEAAWIQIDHDFQSIPQYVGRPLDAARVTLAHEMFHVVHFAIDATEHITWFEMSSVWMEEEIYDEINDYYFYDYLFFDHPRTALHDTALDGHMYQAVVFPIYLSERYGPDAIRETWLHAGARGAGPHYLRAFDEVIDSASQDPANARYRCVCYSATGGICVDSMLIVEDFASAMAEFAAWNFFTGPYAEQAPGDFGYSEAANYAYIPLDTMVVHRSYPVTRDFNGNRFRPEPNGVTYIRLENLQAIDIDSLLTAYITPDQDAIVRWGVTGIFQMEEDPDSHLVISKAVDAWETWICLDSICVDSVGSICREWQCTDSGLFPGRFLESMLGRQICVNGQFDSIFPCDQVCSDSIGVIPLMPYRSLTLALTPTSLSTGPYTFGNQVKFAYSVFDESSVDSSLVNLTPAVLMPYPNPAVISDMGGDDLTFAFRTYTDSVGFAASSHTKLQLDIYTVAGELVRSLERLFTGEDRQGPRPGGMYEVGWDMRNQAGKNVASGVYLAVARLFGGAGFRTQLAEERVKVAVIR